A section of the Triplophysa dalaica isolate WHDGS20190420 chromosome 8, ASM1584641v1, whole genome shotgun sequence genome encodes:
- the tent5c gene encoding terminal nucleotidyltransferase 5C isoform X1, translated as MNRVFDQHCLIKAETAKMESIASASSNSESESQSVLTWEQVSRLNDVLTEAVPVHGRGNFPTLAVRLKDIVQRVRNRLEMRGITVKDIRLNGSTASHVLVKDIGWSYKDLDVIFRVDLPREEEFQVIKDVVLSTLLDFLPEGVNKEKITPMTLKEAYVQKLVKVYTEQDRWSLISLSNNNGRNVELKFVDSIRRQFEFSVDSFQIILDSVLSYYDISENPMSQHFHPTVVGESVYGDFAVALDHLKNKLIATKRPEEIRGGGLLKYCNLLVRDFRPTDEEEFKGLERYMCSRFFIDFSDIGEQQRKLEAYLQSHFVGEEKNKYNYLMILRRVVNESTVCLMGHERRQTLNLISLTAFRVLAEQNAIPDASSVTCYYQPAPYVRDLNFNNYYVASCNQSIPTWLPCN; from the exons ATGAATCGTGTGTTCGATCAGCACTGCCTTATAAAAGCT GAAACTGCAAAGATGGAAAGCATTGCTTCAGCCTCGTCCAACAGTGAAAGTGAGTCACAGAGCGTGCTTACCTGGGAGCAAGTGAGCCGCCTGAATGATGTGCTAACAGAGGCGGTGCCGGTTCACGGCCGTGGCAACTTTCCTACATTGGCGGTCCGGCTGAAGGATATTGTACAGAGGGTAAGAAACCGCCTGGAGATGAGAGGCATTACAGTGAAAGACATTCGCCTGAATGGTTCTACAGCCAGCCATGTGCTGGTAAAGGACATTGGCTGGAGCTACAAAGACCTGGATGTGATCTTCAGGGTTGACCTTCCCCGAGAGGAGGAGTTCCAGGTCATCAAAGATGTGGTTTTGAGCACTTTGTTGGACTTTCTGCCTGAGGGAGTGAACAAAGAGAAGATCACTCCCATGACCCTGAAGGAGGCCTACGTCCAGAAGCTGGTCAAAGTCTACACTGAGCAGGACCGCTGGTCCCTCATCTCCTTGTCCAACAACAATGGCCGCAATGTGGAACTTAAATTTGTGGACTCGATTCGCAGGCAGTTCGAGTTCAGTGTGGACTCTTTCCAGATCATCCTGGACTCCGTTCTCTCGTATTATGACATCTCAGAAAACCCCATGTCTCAGCACTTCCACCCCACTGTTGTCGGGGAGAGCGTGTATGGCGACTTTGCTGTTGCTTTGGACCACCTCAAGAACAAGCTTATTGCCACCAAAAGACCTGAGGAAATCCGGGGAGGGGGTTTGCTGAAATACTGCAACCTCCTGGTGAGGGACTTCAGGCCCACGGACGAAGAGGAGTTCAAAGGCCTGGAGCGCTATATGTGCTCACGgttttttattgacttttctGATATAGGCGAGCAACAGAGAAAACTGGAGGCTTATTTGCAAAGCCACTTTGTCGGCGAGGAGAAGAACAAGTACAACTACCTCATGATCCTGCGGCGGGTCGTGAACGAGAGCACAGTGTGCCTCATGGGACACGAGAGGCGGCAGACGCTTAACCTCATCTCACTGACCGCGTTTCGGGTGCTGGCGGAGCAGAATGCCATACCTGACGCGTCCAGTGTCACCTGCTACTACCAGCCCGCTCCGTATGTCAGAGATCTGAACTTCAACAACTACTACGTGGCCTCTTGTAACCAGTCCATTCCAACTTGGTTGCCTTGTAACTAA
- the tent5c gene encoding terminal nucleotidyltransferase 5C isoform X2: protein MESIASASSNSESESQSVLTWEQVSRLNDVLTEAVPVHGRGNFPTLAVRLKDIVQRVRNRLEMRGITVKDIRLNGSTASHVLVKDIGWSYKDLDVIFRVDLPREEEFQVIKDVVLSTLLDFLPEGVNKEKITPMTLKEAYVQKLVKVYTEQDRWSLISLSNNNGRNVELKFVDSIRRQFEFSVDSFQIILDSVLSYYDISENPMSQHFHPTVVGESVYGDFAVALDHLKNKLIATKRPEEIRGGGLLKYCNLLVRDFRPTDEEEFKGLERYMCSRFFIDFSDIGEQQRKLEAYLQSHFVGEEKNKYNYLMILRRVVNESTVCLMGHERRQTLNLISLTAFRVLAEQNAIPDASSVTCYYQPAPYVRDLNFNNYYVASCNQSIPTWLPCN from the coding sequence ATGGAAAGCATTGCTTCAGCCTCGTCCAACAGTGAAAGTGAGTCACAGAGCGTGCTTACCTGGGAGCAAGTGAGCCGCCTGAATGATGTGCTAACAGAGGCGGTGCCGGTTCACGGCCGTGGCAACTTTCCTACATTGGCGGTCCGGCTGAAGGATATTGTACAGAGGGTAAGAAACCGCCTGGAGATGAGAGGCATTACAGTGAAAGACATTCGCCTGAATGGTTCTACAGCCAGCCATGTGCTGGTAAAGGACATTGGCTGGAGCTACAAAGACCTGGATGTGATCTTCAGGGTTGACCTTCCCCGAGAGGAGGAGTTCCAGGTCATCAAAGATGTGGTTTTGAGCACTTTGTTGGACTTTCTGCCTGAGGGAGTGAACAAAGAGAAGATCACTCCCATGACCCTGAAGGAGGCCTACGTCCAGAAGCTGGTCAAAGTCTACACTGAGCAGGACCGCTGGTCCCTCATCTCCTTGTCCAACAACAATGGCCGCAATGTGGAACTTAAATTTGTGGACTCGATTCGCAGGCAGTTCGAGTTCAGTGTGGACTCTTTCCAGATCATCCTGGACTCCGTTCTCTCGTATTATGACATCTCAGAAAACCCCATGTCTCAGCACTTCCACCCCACTGTTGTCGGGGAGAGCGTGTATGGCGACTTTGCTGTTGCTTTGGACCACCTCAAGAACAAGCTTATTGCCACCAAAAGACCTGAGGAAATCCGGGGAGGGGGTTTGCTGAAATACTGCAACCTCCTGGTGAGGGACTTCAGGCCCACGGACGAAGAGGAGTTCAAAGGCCTGGAGCGCTATATGTGCTCACGgttttttattgacttttctGATATAGGCGAGCAACAGAGAAAACTGGAGGCTTATTTGCAAAGCCACTTTGTCGGCGAGGAGAAGAACAAGTACAACTACCTCATGATCCTGCGGCGGGTCGTGAACGAGAGCACAGTGTGCCTCATGGGACACGAGAGGCGGCAGACGCTTAACCTCATCTCACTGACCGCGTTTCGGGTGCTGGCGGAGCAGAATGCCATACCTGACGCGTCCAGTGTCACCTGCTACTACCAGCCCGCTCCGTATGTCAGAGATCTGAACTTCAACAACTACTACGTGGCCTCTTGTAACCAGTCCATTCCAACTTGGTTGCCTTGTAACTAA
- the gdap2 gene encoding ganglioside-induced differentiation-associated protein 2, translating into MDPLGARSQIVDVQSLPAWDQPQGVQDEEDGENCFREDDCNLTNQINSLTSPFAYRQDINGKIVLFNGDVAFLNCTAIVNTSNEMLTDKNPVSNSIHRYAGPELKDELIKLKGCRTGEAKMTEGFNLAARFIIHTVGPKYKAKYRTAAESSLYSCYRNAMQLAKEHGMVSVGFCVVNTVKRAYPLEDATHIALRTVRRFLENHGENIETVVFAVTDVEEPLYLKLMPLYFPRSKKEEMTSLPFLPADIGNAEGEPVVPERQIRISEKPGNLEDDSGDDSLESDLGLVGNHAFARMEGDVDKQRKLILQGHVSEAAQQKQHQRNYNRWLCRARAEDLSDIAALKALYQTGVDRCGRTVMVVVGRNIPVTIIDMEKALLYFIHVMDNITVKEYVMVYFHTLTGEHNHLETDFLKKLYDIVDAKFKKNLRAFYFVHPTFRSKVSTWFFTTFSVSGLKEKVHHIENLQQLFTCVLPEQVDIPPFVLEYDTRVNSPYYTAHSSGL; encoded by the exons ATGGATCCCTTAGGAGCTCGTTCTCAGATTGTGGATGTCCAGAGCCTCCCCGCGTGGGACCAGCCTCAGGGAGTCCAGGATGAGGAGGACGGAGAGAACTGTTTTAGAGAGGATGATTGCaatttgaccaatcagatcaatTCTTTAACATCGCCTTTTGCTTATAGACAAGACATCAACGGCAAGATTGTTCTCTT taatggaGATGTGGCATTTTTAAACTGCACTGCAATCGTCAATACAAGTAATGAGATGCTAACAGATAAGAACCCAGTTTCAAACAGCATTCACAGATACGCCGGGCCTGAGCTCAAGGACGAACTAATCAAACTGAAAG GATGTCGGACGGGTGAGGCAAAAATGACAGAGGGCTTTAACTTGGCGGCACGCTTCATCATTCATACCGTAGGGCCCAAATATAAAGCCAAGTACAGGACAGCTGCGGAGAGTTCTCTGTACAGCTGCTACAGAAATGCCATGCAGCTCGCCAA AGAACATGGCATGGTGTCTGTAGGTTTTTGTGTGGTCAACACAGTGAAAAGAGCATATCCGCTGGAGGACGCTACGCATATAGCATTAA GGACTGTTCGTAGATTTCTTGAGAACCACGGTGAGAACATCGAGACTGTGGTGTTTGCTGTTACAGATGTCGAGGAG CCCCTGTATTTGAAGTTGATGCCGCTGTATTTCCCACGCTCAAAGAAAGAGGAGATGACCAGTCTTCCTTTTCTGCCAGCGGACATCGGCAATGCTGAGGGCGAGCCCGTGGTCCCGGAGAGACAGATCCGCATTTCAGAAAAGCCCGGAAATCTAGAGG ATGACTCTGGAGATGACTCACTGGAATCAGACCTGGGGCTTGTGGGAAATCACGCCTTCGCTCGCATGGAAGGAGATGTGGATAAGCAGAGGAAACTCATCCTTCAGGGCCATGTATCTGAGGCGGCCCAGCAGAAACAGCACCAAAGGAA CTATAACCGATGGCTGTGCAGAGCGCGGGCAGAGGATCTCTCAGACATCGCAGCATTAAAAGCATTATATCAAACCG GTGTTGATAGATGTGGCAGGACGGTCATGGTTGTTGTCGGCAGGAATATTCCGGTTACAATCATTGATATGGAAAAG GCCTTACTGTATTTCATCCATGTAATGGACAATATCACAGTGAAGGAGTATGTGATGGTGTATTTCCACACGCTCACCGGTGAACACAATCACTTGGAAACAGATTTCCTCAAGAAGCTCTATGACATTGTGGATGCCAA GTTTAAGAAAAACCTCAGAGCTTTCTACTTCGTTCACCCAACGTTCCGCTCCAAG GTGTCTACATGGTTTTTCACGACGTTCAGTGTATCGGGCCTGAAAGAGAAAGTCCATCACATAGAGAACCTGCAGCAGCTCTTCACCTGTGTCTTGCCAGAACAGGTTGACATCCCTCCTTTTGTCCTGGAGTATGACACACGG GTTAACAGCCCATATTATACAGCTCACTCTTCAGGCCTGTGA